A portion of the Pedobacter cryoconitis genome contains these proteins:
- a CDS encoding UPF0175 family protein codes for MTTMTLQVPDFLEKDHEDTVRFFAAKLYESGKLSLGQASQVANMGKWELPKF; via the coding sequence ATGACGACAATGACACTTCAGGTGCCTGATTTTCTGGAAAAAGACCATGAGGATACCGTCCGTTTTTTTGCTGCGAAATTATATGAGTCCGGTAAATTATCGCTAGGACAAGCTAGTCAGGTAGCAAATATGGGTAAATGGGAGTTGCCGAAATTCTAA